From the Brevibacillus choshinensis genome, one window contains:
- a CDS encoding tripartite tricarboxylate transporter permease, with product MSVLMISILLALAGAIIFSLIGLVSGTDETAIMVPFTLLVILLGAPPEAVFSFFMAAVLSKHLTHAIPTALMGIPGDTTAVPLIDHASALRRLGVPHVALRKMLSGGLIGAFIALPTAVLFGQFLGQFADFFKASSGLIFTLAAILIAYFSKGKWVSVLMIIPFAFFIKSIDTFSFSVVEKHLSTSFFLGIAIGPMLSDILFSLSPTARKGMVRQTAKEYHLAPETKSWKGFFPNPFRVLTGRQTAYTAATSFVSSLTFAFSPVGMTSLMGEIVGSRNKGVYKKSTSSLASMNGVTESTYIAEAIIPLLAFGIPLSPVALGPASPLFNAPPVFTSDPVNNLHNMMTPWEFFLYGLIGLVIAALIAYPFAMNYARKATVFVMKNISQEAIVGMFIGLACLLAFHEAQLVGVILTLTMAAVGGLMNRVLGVSSGVQFMIFYGSTYMMSKLLGV from the coding sequence ATGAGCGTACTCATGATATCCATTTTGCTTGCATTGGCAGGTGCTATTATCTTTTCCTTGATCGGATTAGTTTCGGGTACTGATGAAACCGCTATCATGGTACCCTTTACCCTGCTCGTCATCTTGCTCGGAGCACCGCCAGAAGCAGTCTTTTCCTTTTTCATGGCGGCAGTATTGTCCAAGCATCTCACGCATGCGATCCCGACCGCACTCATGGGTATTCCTGGTGATACCACGGCGGTGCCTTTGATTGACCATGCGTCTGCCCTGCGCAGATTGGGTGTACCCCATGTCGCGTTGCGCAAAATGCTGTCCGGCGGTTTGATCGGTGCTTTCATCGCCCTGCCAACAGCAGTTTTGTTCGGGCAGTTTCTGGGACAGTTCGCTGACTTCTTCAAAGCCTCATCTGGGCTGATCTTCACCTTGGCTGCTATCCTGATCGCTTATTTCTCAAAAGGAAAATGGGTAAGCGTCCTGATGATTATCCCATTTGCCTTCTTCATTAAAAGCATTGATACGTTCAGCTTTAGTGTAGTAGAAAAGCATTTGAGCACTAGCTTCTTTCTGGGCATCGCGATCGGACCTATGCTCTCGGACATTTTGTTTTCTCTGTCCCCGACTGCACGTAAAGGCATGGTTCGGCAGACTGCAAAGGAATATCACCTTGCACCGGAAACGAAGTCATGGAAGGGTTTCTTCCCGAATCCGTTCCGCGTCCTGACAGGCAGACAAACCGCTTATACGGCGGCAACTTCCTTTGTTTCCTCTCTGACCTTTGCCTTTAGTCCAGTGGGCATGACATCGCTGATGGGGGAGATCGTGGGTTCGCGCAACAAAGGCGTGTACAAAAAGTCTACTTCGAGTCTGGCGTCCATGAACGGTGTTACCGAGTCCACCTACATTGCGGAAGCGATCATCCCACTCCTGGCGTTTGGTATTCCGCTCAGCCCAGTGGCGTTGGGACCAGCTTCTCCTTTGTTTAACGCACCGCCTGTGTTTACGAGCGATCCAGTAAACAATCTGCATAATATGATGACACCATGGGAGTTCTTCCTGTACGGCTTGATCGGTTTGGTGATCGCAGCGCTGATTGCGTATCCATTTGCTATGAACTATGCGCGTAAAGCGACCGTGTTTGTCATGAAAAACATCAGCCAGGAAGCGATCGTCGGTATGTTCATCGGTCTCGCTTGCTTGCTCGCCTTCCATGAGGCACAGCTTGTAGGGGTCATACTTACACTGACAATGGCAGCAGTAGGAGGACTGATGAACCGCGTTCTGGGGGTTAGCTCCGGCGTACAGTTCATGATCTTCTACGGCTCCACCTACATGATGTCAAAACTGCTGGGAGTTTGA